From the genome of Naumannella halotolerans, one region includes:
- the rpmB gene encoding 50S ribosomal protein L28 — MAAVCDVCAKGPGFGHNKPWSKKKTNRRWDPNIQRVRAVVGGTPKRLNVCTSCLKAGKVSR; from the coding sequence ATGGCTGCCGTTTGCGACGTGTGCGCCAAGGGCCCGGGCTTCGGTCACAACAAGCCTTGGTCCAAGAAGAAGACCAACCGTCGTTGGGACCCGAACATCCAGCGGGTCCGCGCCGTCGTCGGCGGTACGCCGAAGCGGCTCAACGTCTGCACCTCCTGCCTGAAGGCCGGCAAGGTCAGTCGCTGA